In Halomarina salina, one DNA window encodes the following:
- the thsB gene encoding thermosome subunit beta translates to MSQRQRMGQPMIILGEDSQRVQDKDAQSYNIQAARAVSEAVRSTLGPKGMDKMLVSSMGDVTVTNDGVTILEEMDIDNPTAEMIVEVAETQEDEAGDGTTTAVAIAGELLKNAENLLEQDIHPTAIIKGFHMASEQAREEVDDIASNVDTDDEELLRKVAETSMTGKGAELNKEVLGRLIVDAVRAVTVEGPEGENVVDLDFVNIETQTGRSAGESELLEGAVIDKDPTHPDMPSSVEDAKALLVNEPIEIEETDADASLSLDSPDQLQSFLDQEEEQLKEKVQQIVDTGANVVFCQKGIDDLAQHYLAKEGILAVRRVKKSDIKFLKEVLGARIVSDLDSATEADLGQGSVTRDDADELFYVEGSDDEAHGVTLLLRGSTDHVVDELERGITDALDVVAQTVSDGRVLAGGGAIEVELARRLRDYADSVEGREQLAIEAFADSLELIPRILAENAGLDSIDTLVDLRAAHEDGRVTAGLNVFSGDVEDTFEAGVVEPAHAKEQALSSATEAANLVLKIDDIIAAGDLSTEGDGDEGGAPGGMGGMGGMGGMGGMGGAM, encoded by the coding sequence ATGAGCCAGCGACAGCGCATGGGGCAGCCCATGATCATCCTCGGTGAGGACAGTCAGCGCGTGCAGGACAAGGACGCGCAGTCGTACAACATCCAGGCGGCCCGCGCGGTATCGGAGGCCGTGCGCTCGACGCTCGGCCCGAAAGGGATGGACAAGATGCTCGTCTCCTCGATGGGCGACGTCACCGTCACGAACGACGGCGTCACCATCCTCGAGGAGATGGACATCGACAACCCGACGGCGGAGATGATCGTCGAGGTCGCCGAGACACAGGAGGACGAGGCCGGCGACGGGACGACGACCGCCGTCGCCATCGCGGGCGAACTCCTGAAGAACGCCGAGAACCTGCTCGAACAGGACATCCACCCGACGGCCATCATCAAGGGCTTCCACATGGCCTCGGAACAGGCTCGTGAGGAGGTCGACGACATCGCCTCGAACGTCGACACCGACGACGAGGAGCTGCTCCGGAAGGTCGCCGAGACCTCCATGACCGGCAAGGGCGCGGAGCTCAACAAGGAGGTGCTCGGCCGGCTCATCGTCGACGCCGTGCGCGCGGTCACCGTCGAAGGCCCAGAGGGCGAGAACGTCGTCGACCTCGACTTCGTCAACATCGAGACCCAGACCGGCCGCTCGGCCGGCGAGTCCGAACTGCTCGAAGGTGCGGTCATCGACAAGGACCCGACGCACCCCGACATGCCCTCCTCGGTGGAGGACGCGAAGGCGCTGCTCGTCAACGAGCCGATCGAGATCGAGGAGACCGACGCCGACGCCTCCCTCAGCCTCGACAGCCCGGACCAGCTCCAGTCGTTCCTCGACCAGGAGGAGGAGCAGCTCAAGGAGAAGGTCCAGCAGATCGTCGACACGGGCGCGAACGTCGTCTTCTGTCAGAAGGGCATCGACGACCTCGCCCAGCACTACCTCGCGAAGGAGGGTATCCTCGCCGTCCGTCGCGTGAAGAAGTCCGACATCAAGTTCCTGAAGGAGGTGCTCGGCGCGCGCATCGTCTCCGACCTCGACAGCGCGACCGAGGCAGACCTCGGTCAGGGGTCGGTCACGCGTGACGACGCCGACGAACTGTTCTACGTCGAGGGCTCCGACGACGAGGCCCACGGCGTCACGCTGCTCCTGCGCGGCTCGACCGACCACGTGGTCGACGAACTCGAACGCGGCATCACCGACGCGCTCGACGTCGTCGCCCAGACGGTCTCGGACGGCCGCGTCCTCGCCGGTGGCGGTGCCATCGAGGTCGAACTGGCGCGTCGCCTGCGCGACTACGCCGACTCCGTCGAGGGGCGCGAACAGCTCGCCATCGAGGCGTTCGCCGACTCGCTGGAGCTCATCCCCCGCATCCTCGCCGAGAACGCGGGCCTCGACTCCATCGACACGCTCGTCGACCTCCGCGCCGCCCACGAGGACGGCCGGGTCACCGCGGGCCTGAACGTCTTCAGCGGCGACGTCGAGGACACGTTCGAGGCCGGCGTCGTCGAGCCGGCCCACGCCAAGGAGCAGGCACTCTCCAGTGCCACCGAGGCCGCGAACCTCGTCCTCAAAATCGACGACATCATCGCCGCTGGCGACCTGTCGACCGAGGGCGACGGCGACGAAGGCGGTGCCCCCGGCGGCATGGGCGGCATGGGCGGTATGGGCGGCATGGGTGGCATGGGCGGAGCGATGTAG
- a CDS encoding DUF7383 domain-containing protein: MSERYRSNYALVEFGELLADHESALDVPWAEFVGDESTEHTFEVPVDGAVDGYVTVQALDVDSYGHEVLINGEELSGFDIPPSSGWQCWMDVLNGATLLEGENTIKICRDTDSRDGFAVGTVRVTWREPVE, from the coding sequence ATGAGCGAACGCTACCGGAGCAACTACGCCCTCGTGGAGTTCGGCGAACTCCTCGCCGACCACGAGAGCGCCCTCGACGTCCCCTGGGCGGAGTTCGTCGGCGACGAGTCGACCGAACACACCTTCGAGGTGCCCGTCGACGGGGCCGTCGACGGGTACGTTACCGTGCAGGCACTCGACGTCGACTCCTACGGACACGAAGTTCTCATCAACGGGGAGGAGCTGTCGGGGTTCGACATCCCGCCCTCGTCGGGGTGGCAGTGCTGGATGGACGTGCTGAACGGCGCGACGCTGCTGGAGGGCGAGAACACCATCAAGATCTGCCGCGACACCGACTCCCGCGACGGGTTCGCCGTCGGGACGGTCCGGGTGACGTGGCGCGAACCCGTCGAGTGA
- a CDS encoding Rid family detoxifying hydrolase: MKDIVSTDEAPAAVGAYSQATTNGSVVFTAGQIPFTPEGESKADASIAEQTELALDNVEAVLAEAGAELSDVLKTTVFLADIDDFDEMNETYATYFEDEPPARSAVQAGALPKGVGVEVEAIATLE, encoded by the coding sequence ATGAAGGACATCGTCAGTACCGACGAGGCACCGGCGGCGGTGGGCGCGTACAGCCAGGCGACGACGAACGGGTCGGTCGTGTTCACCGCGGGGCAGATTCCGTTCACGCCCGAGGGCGAGTCGAAGGCGGACGCCTCCATCGCCGAGCAGACCGAACTCGCGCTCGACAACGTCGAGGCGGTGCTCGCGGAGGCGGGTGCCGAGCTGTCGGACGTGCTCAAGACGACGGTGTTCCTCGCGGACATCGACGACTTCGACGAGATGAACGAGACGTACGCGACGTACTTCGAGGACGAACCGCCGGCCCGGAGCGCCGTGCAGGCGGGCGCGCTCCCGAAGGGCGTCGGCGTCGAGGTAGAGGCCATCGCCACGCTGGAGTGA
- a CDS encoding patatin-like phospholipase family protein: MVTNVAVACQGGGSHTAFTAGALRELLPPLHASDDHRLVGLSGTSGGALSALAAWYGLQREGPDHAGDLLRQAWLDLSADSAVDWWANEVTVASARLANGGAAVPEVSPYYTPVALWGQRRIREVLDELVSFDELAALAEDDGVPELFVGTVDVNGGEFETFQADAVTPDVMLASMAVPELFHAVRMNGHAHWDGLFSQNPPIHELMTVPPARKPDELWVLQINPQQREEVPTSMTDIADRRNELSGNLSLNQELRFVEQVNRWLEAGYLPEDRFAHTEIHRIGLGRSFGLSSKLDRSPRFVRQLLDLGERRASEFLDGHEDLDAEP; encoded by the coding sequence ATGGTCACGAACGTCGCCGTCGCCTGTCAGGGCGGCGGCAGTCACACCGCCTTCACCGCCGGGGCGTTACGCGAACTGCTCCCGCCGCTCCACGCCAGCGACGACCACCGACTCGTCGGCCTCTCGGGCACGTCGGGCGGTGCGCTCTCGGCGCTCGCGGCGTGGTACGGCCTCCAGCGCGAGGGACCAGACCACGCCGGCGACCTCCTCCGGCAGGCGTGGCTGGACCTCAGCGCGGACTCGGCGGTCGACTGGTGGGCCAACGAGGTGACCGTGGCCAGCGCTCGGCTGGCCAACGGCGGCGCGGCGGTTCCCGAGGTCAGCCCGTACTACACGCCAGTGGCGCTGTGGGGCCAGCGGCGCATCCGCGAGGTGCTCGACGAACTCGTCTCGTTCGACGAACTCGCGGCGCTCGCCGAGGACGACGGCGTCCCCGAACTGTTCGTCGGGACGGTCGACGTCAACGGCGGCGAGTTCGAGACGTTCCAGGCAGACGCGGTGACGCCCGACGTGATGCTCGCCTCCATGGCGGTCCCCGAACTGTTCCACGCCGTCCGGATGAACGGCCACGCCCACTGGGACGGCCTGTTCTCGCAAAACCCGCCCATCCACGAGTTGATGACGGTCCCACCCGCCCGCAAGCCGGACGAACTCTGGGTGCTCCAGATCAACCCCCAGCAACGCGAGGAGGTCCCCACCTCGATGACCGACATCGCCGACCGGCGCAACGAACTGTCGGGGAACCTCTCGCTCAACCAGGAGCTCCGGTTCGTCGAGCAGGTCAACCGGTGGCTGGAGGCGGGCTACCTCCCGGAGGACCGGTTCGCGCACACGGAGATACACCGTATCGGTCTCGGACGGTCGTTCGGCCTCAGTTCGAAGCTCGACCGCTCGCCGCGGTTCGTCCGACAGTTGCTCGACCTGGGCGAGAGACGCGCGAGCGAGTTCCTCGACGGGCACGAGGACCTCGACGCCGAGCCATAG
- the ilvA gene encoding threonine ammonia-lyase, which produces MLSLSDVRAARERIGDAATHTPIQYSNTFSRYIDADVYLKCEQFQRTGAFKIRGATNRIATLSDDRREAGVVTASAGNHAQGVALAATRAGVDAKIVMPENAPISKVKATEGYGASIVLHGKDYDEAQERAHELEREEGRFYLHAFDDEDVMAGQGTIGLEIVEDLPDVDTVVVPIGGGGLISGIATAVKGLDPDIRVVGVQAEGASTVADALNKGHPVEVDSVDTIADGIAVREVGERTFEVIRERVDEVVTVSDREIAMAITNLLERSKLLAEGAGAAGLAATLEGKFATTEGEVVVPLICGGNIDPNVLTTVLMSGLIESGRYLRIRTVLKDQPGTLTELSRVIADQRANIYGIQHDRTARDIGMGSAEVEIDLETRGHDHVDRLVDALEEHGYPVEILV; this is translated from the coding sequence ATGCTCTCGCTCTCGGACGTGCGGGCGGCGCGCGAGCGGATCGGCGACGCCGCGACGCACACCCCCATCCAGTACTCGAACACGTTCTCGCGGTACATCGACGCCGACGTCTACCTCAAGTGCGAGCAGTTCCAGCGCACCGGCGCGTTCAAGATCCGCGGGGCGACCAACCGCATCGCGACGCTCTCCGACGACCGCCGCGAAGCGGGCGTCGTCACCGCCAGTGCAGGTAACCACGCGCAGGGCGTCGCCCTCGCCGCGACGCGGGCCGGCGTGGACGCGAAAATCGTGATGCCCGAGAACGCGCCCATCTCGAAGGTGAAGGCGACGGAGGGCTACGGCGCGTCCATCGTCCTCCACGGGAAGGACTACGACGAGGCCCAGGAGCGCGCCCACGAACTCGAACGCGAGGAGGGGCGGTTCTACCTCCACGCGTTCGACGACGAGGACGTGATGGCCGGGCAGGGCACCATCGGCCTCGAAATCGTCGAGGACCTCCCCGACGTGGACACCGTCGTCGTCCCCATCGGCGGCGGGGGCCTCATCTCCGGCATCGCGACGGCCGTGAAAGGGCTCGACCCGGACATCCGCGTCGTCGGCGTCCAGGCCGAGGGGGCCTCGACGGTCGCGGACGCCCTGAACAAGGGGCACCCGGTCGAGGTCGACAGCGTCGACACCATCGCCGACGGTATCGCGGTGCGCGAGGTCGGCGAGCGCACGTTCGAGGTCATCCGCGAACGGGTCGACGAGGTGGTCACCGTCTCCGACCGCGAGATAGCCATGGCCATCACGAACCTGCTGGAACGCTCGAAACTGCTCGCGGAGGGCGCAGGCGCGGCCGGTCTCGCCGCGACGCTCGAAGGCAAGTTCGCGACGACCGAGGGGGAGGTCGTCGTCCCGCTCATCTGTGGCGGCAACATCGACCCGAACGTCCTGACGACGGTGCTGATGAGCGGCCTCATCGAGAGCGGGCGCTACCTCCGCATCCGGACCGTCCTGAAGGACCAGCCGGGGACCCTGACCGAGCTGTCGCGGGTCATCGCCGACCAGCGCGCGAACATCTACGGCATCCAGCACGACCGGACCGCCCGCGACATCGGGATGGGGAGCGCCGAGGTCGAGATCGACCTCGAGACGCGCGGGCACGACCACGTCGACCGACTCGTCGACGCTCTCGAAGAGCACGGCTACCCGGTCGAGATTCTGGTCTGA
- a CDS encoding gamma-glutamylcyclotransferase family protein → MNVFVYGTLTDPENVSDVLDSFTFGPDATLAGCHPVEGAYPTLAPGGETVGRILRTPNVRTLDAYEGVDRDLYVRASVPGPNGQCAVYVGDPDRLEADATWPGEGSFADRVTRYLREQDVRVHAEEE, encoded by the coding sequence ATGAACGTCTTCGTCTACGGCACGCTCACCGACCCGGAGAATGTCTCGGACGTCCTCGACTCGTTCACGTTCGGCCCCGACGCGACGCTGGCTGGCTGTCACCCCGTCGAGGGTGCCTACCCGACGCTCGCGCCCGGCGGCGAGACTGTAGGGCGCATCCTTCGGACGCCGAACGTCCGGACGCTCGACGCCTACGAGGGGGTCGACCGGGACCTCTATGTCCGGGCGTCGGTGCCCGGTCCGAACGGCCAGTGTGCGGTGTACGTCGGCGACCCGGACCGACTGGAGGCCGACGCGACGTGGCCGGGAGAGGGGTCGTTCGCGGACCGCGTCACGCGGTACCTCCGCGAGCAGGACGTGCGGGTCCACGCCGAGGAGGAGTGA
- a CDS encoding MATE family efflux transporter encodes MAEQTFRTLMRTTDIVVTAAISPVAVTAIGLADLYSRFPLWVGLGMGGGAIALSSQDTGAADAPAEGAERDEPSDGAPNRPKTDDADRATGTVDETTADVVTRADANRDQAISAAVLLGIVLGVPFAVFGWYFGDAAIALLGAPAEVARLGGQYLAVIFLTAPARHVSLVAARSLQGTGDTRTPMYVNVVANGLNISASAILGLGLFGVQQYGVLGVGVATAAANVLTATTLCLALLTSWSEANLVVPTDPVVFRQLVAVSAPSVAEGLLSTLAEFPFNAILLGFGTEVNAAFQVGRRVYQQVTSPLGRGYNVAVSVVVGQALGRGEAEEARYLGWATAALGVVTVGGIGLLLAVFAPRLVALFTDDAETARYAVQFARVYGLTAPFLVCFVVLQGALRGASETRVPLVARTTGLFGFMVGGTYLGGVVWDYGVLGAYAGLSLSYVWMALVVGTSFHRGDWAGRATRMLADRGSTQETDD; translated from the coding sequence ATGGCCGAGCAGACGTTCCGGACGCTGATGCGCACGACGGACATCGTCGTCACGGCGGCCATCTCACCCGTCGCCGTCACGGCCATCGGTCTCGCGGACCTCTACTCCCGGTTCCCGCTGTGGGTCGGCCTCGGGATGGGCGGGGGTGCTATCGCGCTCTCAAGTCAGGACACCGGCGCGGCCGACGCGCCTGCCGAGGGCGCCGAACGCGACGAACCGTCTGACGGTGCACCGAACCGACCGAAGACCGACGACGCGGACCGCGCGACCGGGACCGTCGACGAGACGACGGCCGACGTGGTCACGCGGGCGGACGCCAACCGCGACCAGGCCATCTCGGCGGCCGTCCTCCTGGGAATCGTGCTCGGCGTCCCGTTCGCCGTCTTCGGGTGGTACTTCGGCGACGCGGCCATCGCACTGCTCGGAGCGCCCGCCGAGGTCGCTCGCCTGGGCGGGCAGTACCTCGCCGTCATCTTCCTGACCGCGCCCGCCCGGCACGTCTCGCTCGTCGCCGCGCGGTCGCTCCAGGGCACCGGCGACACCCGAACCCCGATGTACGTCAACGTCGTCGCCAACGGCCTCAACATCTCCGCGAGCGCGATTCTCGGGCTGGGCCTGTTCGGCGTCCAGCAGTACGGCGTCCTCGGCGTCGGCGTCGCCACCGCGGCGGCGAACGTGCTGACCGCGACCACGCTCTGTCTCGCCCTGCTGACCTCGTGGTCGGAAGCGAACCTCGTCGTTCCCACCGACCCGGTCGTCTTCCGGCAACTCGTCGCGGTCAGCGCCCCCAGCGTCGCCGAGGGCCTGCTCTCGACGCTCGCGGAGTTCCCGTTCAACGCCATCCTGCTCGGGTTCGGGACCGAGGTCAACGCCGCGTTCCAGGTCGGGCGACGCGTCTACCAGCAGGTGACGAGTCCGCTCGGCCGGGGCTACAACGTCGCCGTGAGCGTCGTCGTCGGGCAGGCGCTCGGCCGGGGCGAGGCCGAGGAGGCGCGCTACCTCGGCTGGGCGACGGCCGCGCTCGGCGTCGTCACCGTCGGCGGCATCGGCCTGTTGCTGGCCGTCTTCGCACCGCGGCTCGTCGCGCTGTTCACCGACGACGCGGAGACGGCCCGCTACGCGGTCCAGTTCGCCCGCGTCTACGGCCTGACCGCGCCGTTCCTCGTCTGCTTCGTCGTCCTGCAGGGGGCGCTCCGGGGAGCCAGCGAGACGCGCGTCCCGCTGGTCGCTCGCACGACGGGGCTGTTCGGGTTCATGGTCGGGGGCACGTACCTCGGGGGCGTCGTCTGGGACTACGGCGTCCTCGGCGCGTACGCCGGGCTCTCGCTCAGCTACGTCTGGATGGCGCTCGTCGTCGGGACGAGCTTCCACCGCGGCGACTGGGCGGGCCGGGCGACACGGATGCTCGCCGACCGCGGCTCGACGCAGGAAACCGACGACTGA
- a CDS encoding VTT domain-containing protein: MIPVPEVIEALIHEVTGPMGLLVAAVYSLLVAAVLPFPGELVLAIPLDLGFDPLTELALLVVASSAGKAVGSLVALRVGNGARTGVFDRLFGQLPTVVSLQNAVPTDLMTRYGYLGLGVGLAIPFLPDTAIIYAFSVLEMNYAKFAVAAFLGTVVRLLAVAGIVGGAMALT, translated from the coding sequence ATGATTCCCGTCCCCGAGGTGATCGAGGCGCTCATCCACGAGGTGACGGGTCCGATGGGGCTGCTGGTCGCCGCGGTGTACTCGCTGCTGGTCGCCGCCGTCCTCCCGTTTCCGGGCGAACTCGTGCTCGCCATCCCGCTCGACCTGGGGTTCGACCCGCTGACCGAACTCGCCCTCCTCGTCGTCGCCAGCAGCGCCGGGAAGGCGGTGGGCAGTCTGGTCGCGCTCCGGGTCGGCAACGGTGCCCGGACCGGCGTGTTCGACCGCCTGTTCGGACAGCTACCGACCGTGGTCTCCCTCCAGAACGCGGTGCCGACGGACCTGATGACCCGCTACGGCTACCTCGGTCTGGGCGTCGGACTCGCCATCCCGTTCCTCCCCGACACGGCCATCATCTACGCGTTCAGCGTGCTGGAGATGAACTACGCGAAGTTCGCCGTCGCCGCGTTCCTCGGCACCGTCGTCCGCCTGCTGGCGGTGGCGGGCATCGTCGGCGGCGCGATGGCGCTCACGTGA
- the citZ gene encoding citrate synthase has protein sequence MADELKKGLEGVLVAESELSFIDGDAGKLVYRGYSIEDLAREASFEEVVYLLWHGELPTRDELEPFAQSMAEERVVDDAIVELAQELAEADEEPMAAMRTVASHLSAYDPDADADPTDYEANLRKGRRLTAKLPTALAAFARARDGDDPVEPRQDLSHAANFLYMLNDEEPEDVMADTFDMALVLHADHGLNASTFSAMVTASTLADMHSAVTSAVGTLSGSLHGGANANVMRMLKEVDGSDRDAFDWIETALDEGRRVAGFGHRVYNVKDPRAKILGERSEELGEAAGDRKWFEMSSTIEEYMAEEKGLAPNVDFYSASTYYQMGIPIDIYTPIFAISRVSGWVAHVLEQYEDNRLIRPRARYVGDEDVDYTPLDER, from the coding sequence ATGGCTGACGAACTCAAGAAGGGGCTCGAAGGTGTCCTCGTCGCTGAATCCGAACTGTCGTTCATCGACGGGGACGCGGGCAAACTCGTCTACCGCGGCTACTCCATCGAGGACCTCGCGCGCGAGGCGAGCTTCGAGGAGGTCGTCTATCTCCTGTGGCACGGGGAGCTGCCGACACGCGACGAACTCGAACCGTTCGCGCAGTCGATGGCCGAAGAGCGCGTCGTCGACGACGCCATCGTCGAACTGGCGCAGGAGCTCGCCGAGGCGGACGAGGAGCCGATGGCCGCGATGCGCACCGTCGCCTCCCACCTCTCGGCGTACGACCCGGACGCGGACGCCGACCCGACCGACTACGAGGCGAACCTCCGGAAGGGCCGTCGGCTCACCGCGAAACTGCCGACCGCGCTCGCGGCGTTCGCCCGCGCCCGCGACGGTGACGACCCGGTCGAACCGCGGCAGGACCTGAGCCACGCCGCGAACTTCCTCTACATGCTCAACGACGAGGAGCCGGAGGACGTCATGGCCGACACGTTCGACATGGCGCTGGTGCTCCACGCGGACCACGGCCTCAACGCCTCGACGTTCTCCGCGATGGTCACCGCGAGCACGCTCGCCGACATGCACTCGGCGGTCACGTCGGCCGTCGGGACGCTCTCGGGGAGCCTCCACGGCGGCGCGAACGCCAACGTGATGCGGATGCTGAAGGAGGTCGACGGCAGCGACCGGGACGCCTTCGACTGGATCGAGACCGCCCTCGACGAGGGGCGTCGCGTCGCCGGGTTCGGCCACCGCGTCTACAACGTCAAGGACCCGCGCGCGAAGATTCTCGGCGAGCGTTCGGAGGAACTCGGCGAGGCCGCCGGCGACCGCAAGTGGTTCGAGATGAGTTCGACCATCGAGGAGTACATGGCCGAGGAGAAGGGTCTCGCGCCGAACGTCGACTTCTACTCCGCCTCGACGTACTACCAGATGGGCATCCCCATCGACATCTACACCCCGATCTTCGCCATCAGCCGCGTCTCCGGGTGGGTCGCGCACGTCCTCGAACAGTACGAGGACAATCGCCTCATCCGGCCGCGCGCCCGCTACGTCGGCGACGAGGACGTCGACTACACGCCGCTCGACGAGCGGTAG